The following are encoded together in the Luoshenia tenuis genome:
- the lon gene encoding endopeptidase La, whose protein sequence is MQNFNVNNMPMLALRGLMIFPHMVLNFDVGRDKSIAALEAAMLEDQSIYLAMQKDIKDEDPAPDQIHSIGTVAKIKQILKMPGDVVRVMVEGVCRARAIQFVETEPFLRVELEIYEDVEGEPDIQRQAMMRLLCDRFAEFVSAGGKASAETVETLREIESAGQLADVIAASTVARLEQRQDVLEALDIDLRMERVYEYMQRELELLRLEQRVQSRMKRQIDKNQKEFYLREQIKAIRKELGENESEQTDELAERARKMALPQEVREKVDKELGRLGRMAPGTPEISQLQTYIEWVLDLPWGVYTDDDIRLQKAQKVLDAEHYGLQKVKERIVEHLAVHQLTRSVKGPILCFAGPPGVGKTSIARSIAHAMNRKFVRISLGGTRDEADIRGHRRTYIGAIPGRIITGMKQSGSMNPVFLLDEVDKLGHDMRGDPAAALLEVLDAEQNSAFRDHYLEVAFDLSQVLFLTTANDIGAIPGPLRDRMEIINLPGYTVEDKVQIAKKHLLPKQMEAHGLQKDMLHIAPAVLRAIADDYTREAGVRQMERQLAAVCRKAARKIAAGESESVTLRKKDLEEYLGKPVFKRQELTGERLPGLVTGLAWTSYGGDTLPIEVAAMKGTGAVELTGQLGDVMKESAHAAISYIRTIGPAIKIPDEFPKGMDLHIHIPEGAIPKDGPSAGISMATAIVSALTGRPVREHLAMTGEITLLGRVLAVGGIREKVMAAYAQGVREIIMPAENRADIEEVPQSIRDKMTFHFVEHFRQVLDLVFTKAKGE, encoded by the coding sequence ATGCAGAATTTTAATGTAAATAATATGCCGATGCTGGCGCTTCGGGGATTGATGATCTTCCCGCACATGGTGCTGAATTTTGACGTGGGGCGGGATAAATCCATCGCCGCGCTGGAGGCGGCCATGCTGGAGGATCAATCGATCTATCTGGCCATGCAAAAGGACATCAAGGACGAGGATCCTGCCCCCGACCAGATCCATTCGATTGGTACGGTGGCTAAGATCAAACAGATCCTCAAGATGCCCGGCGACGTGGTGCGGGTGATGGTGGAGGGCGTATGCCGCGCCCGCGCGATCCAATTCGTGGAAACCGAGCCCTTTTTGCGGGTGGAGCTGGAGATCTATGAGGATGTGGAGGGGGAGCCGGATATCCAGCGCCAGGCCATGATGCGCCTGCTGTGCGACCGGTTTGCCGAATTTGTCTCGGCGGGGGGCAAGGCCTCGGCCGAAACGGTGGAAACGCTGCGCGAGATCGAAAGCGCGGGACAGCTGGCTGACGTGATCGCAGCCAGTACCGTTGCGCGCCTGGAACAGCGCCAGGACGTATTGGAGGCGCTGGATATCGACCTGCGTATGGAGCGGGTTTATGAGTACATGCAGCGGGAACTGGAACTGCTGCGCCTGGAGCAGCGTGTCCAATCCCGAATGAAGCGGCAGATCGATAAAAACCAGAAGGAATTTTATCTCCGCGAACAGATCAAGGCGATCCGCAAAGAGCTGGGCGAAAACGAGAGCGAGCAGACCGATGAGCTCGCCGAGCGCGCCCGAAAGATGGCGCTGCCCCAAGAGGTGCGCGAAAAGGTGGATAAGGAGCTGGGCCGCCTGGGCCGCATGGCGCCGGGCACCCCGGAGATCAGCCAATTGCAGACCTATATCGAGTGGGTGCTGGATCTGCCTTGGGGCGTATATACGGACGACGATATCCGCCTGCAAAAGGCGCAAAAGGTGTTGGACGCCGAGCATTACGGCCTGCAAAAGGTAAAGGAGCGGATCGTGGAGCATCTGGCCGTGCACCAGCTGACCCGTAGCGTCAAAGGGCCGATCCTGTGCTTTGCCGGCCCTCCGGGGGTGGGTAAGACCTCCATCGCACGCAGCATCGCCCATGCGATGAACCGTAAGTTCGTGCGTATTTCGCTGGGCGGTACGCGGGATGAGGCGGATATCCGCGGGCACCGGCGCACCTATATCGGCGCAATTCCCGGCCGCATCATCACGGGGATGAAGCAGAGCGGCTCTATGAATCCGGTATTTTTGCTGGATGAGGTGGACAAGCTGGGGCACGATATGCGGGGTGATCCGGCGGCGGCGTTGCTGGAAGTGCTGGATGCCGAGCAGAATAGCGCATTTCGGGATCACTATTTGGAGGTGGCCTTCGACCTGTCGCAGGTGCTGTTTTTGACCACGGCCAACGATATCGGGGCGATCCCGGGACCACTGCGGGATCGAATGGAGATCATCAATTTGCCGGGCTATACCGTTGAGGATAAGGTGCAGATCGCTAAAAAGCACCTGCTGCCCAAGCAGATGGAGGCCCATGGGCTGCAAAAGGATATGCTGCACATCGCCCCGGCGGTACTGCGCGCCATTGCCGACGATTATACCCGGGAGGCGGGTGTGCGGCAGATGGAACGGCAGCTGGCAGCGGTTTGCCGCAAGGCCGCGCGCAAGATCGCCGCAGGCGAGTCGGAAAGCGTTACGCTGCGCAAAAAGGATCTGGAGGAATACCTGGGCAAGCCGGTATTCAAGCGCCAGGAGCTGACGGGCGAGCGCCTGCCTGGATTGGTGACCGGTCTGGCCTGGACCAGCTATGGCGGCGATACGCTGCCCATTGAGGTGGCCGCCATGAAGGGGACGGGCGCCGTGGAGCTGACCGGGCAGCTGGGCGACGTGATGAAGGAATCCGCCCATGCCGCCATCAGCTATATTCGTACCATTGGCCCGGCGATAAAAATACCGGATGAATTCCCCAAGGGGATGGATCTGCACATCCACATTCCCGAAGGAGCTATCCCGAAAGATGGGCCTTCGGCGGGCATCTCAATGGCGACGGCGATCGTCAGCGCGTTGACCGGGCGCCCGGTGCGGGAGCATCTGGCCATGACGGGCGAGATCACGCTGCTAGGACGGGTGTTGGCGGTGGGCGGTATCCGCGAAAAGGTGATGGCGGCCTATGCCCAGGGCGTGCGGGAGATCATCATGCCGGCGGAGAACCGCGCGGATATCGAGGAGGTGCCCCAGAGCATCCGCGATAAAATGACCTTCCACTTCGTGGAGCACTTCCGCCAGGTTTTGGACCTGGTGTTTACCAAAGCAAAAGGAGAGTAG
- the yihA gene encoding ribosome biogenesis GTP-binding protein YihA/YsxC — translation MLQIKKSSFITSAKGAEGIPKGFPEIAIAGKSNVGKSSFINYMANNYKLARVSGQPGKTRMLNVYRFNDAFQLVDLPGYGYAAVSKGEVKSWAGMVEGYFMYSHNLRHVFLLVDIRHRPGEHDKMIAQFLQQYQIPHTVLATKCDKIPKRDWKKKCMDIAFDLRQDFADDIIPVSAQNKIGRDQVLGRIAAVLAEPVEVFTGEGDAQLEP, via the coding sequence ATGCTGCAGATCAAAAAATCCAGCTTCATTACCAGCGCCAAGGGCGCGGAGGGGATCCCCAAGGGCTTCCCGGAGATCGCGATTGCCGGAAAGTCCAACGTGGGCAAGAGCTCGTTTATCAACTATATGGCCAACAACTATAAGCTGGCCCGGGTCAGCGGGCAGCCGGGCAAGACGCGCATGCTCAACGTTTACCGCTTTAACGATGCGTTCCAGCTGGTGGATCTGCCGGGATATGGCTACGCCGCGGTATCTAAGGGCGAGGTCAAATCCTGGGCGGGCATGGTGGAGGGATACTTTATGTACTCGCATAACCTGCGCCATGTGTTCTTGCTGGTGGATATCCGCCACCGCCCGGGCGAGCACGATAAGATGATCGCCCAGTTTCTCCAGCAGTATCAGATACCCCATACCGTGCTGGCTACCAAGTGCGATAAGATCCCCAAACGGGATTGGAAGAAAAAGTGTATGGACATCGCTTTTGACCTGCGCCAGGACTTTGCGGACGATATCATACCGGTATCGGCGCAAAACAAGATCGGCCGCGATCAGGTTTTGGGGCGGATCGCTGCGGTGCTTGCCGAGCCGGTGGAGGTCTTTACAGGCGAGGGCGACGCGCAGCTTGAACCGTAA
- a CDS encoding cache domain-containing sensor histidine kinase has product MNWLKNMSLKTRILAALLLLTVIPMAVNSFLAYNMAKQALIENALIYSQDVADRVMENIEGYQNKLQAVARRAAQNDEVIENLHKEYGGEDAQAASSDFQKDYDQASKYLSSLITPIPGVLEMSICKAGSGYPMMFSSTPRTDIAVDQWDYTKELWYTSVGEASTHEIYLDNVIYENAEGEEIPSMIYAVLIRDERGAAKAVVRVMAAQSMIDGFVQRAGRDKRHEISVTNQYGRIIYDTREDKSASMFLDARLLKPIDSGKNGQILKEDGVSTLAYCNNSASSGWRVFSLMKEEYLTQALGDNGRLFVMIAIIFSVVAVILCYYVAMHIVRPLKWLKNSMDRIEKKNFEDTIVWKYNDEIGDLAASFNRMSMRLKILIARIYEQEAEKRSAEMFALQAQIQPHFLYNTLNAIRYMAIIQKSKGIADMVSALITIMRSVTRTTTGPIPIREEIEWIKSYIFIEETRYCGKFLVDYQIDPQVENDLTIGFILQPIVENAIFHGLEPKEGMGKLTIAIREKQEEGIVEFEVRDDGVGVEQSDIESFMNAELRSKQRRRDVGLYNVNRRLKLNYGDEYGLQIHSQKGEGTQVRIKIPLVREEVSHVQG; this is encoded by the coding sequence ATGAACTGGCTAAAAAATATGAGTTTAAAGACGCGTATTTTAGCGGCGCTTTTGCTGCTGACGGTGATCCCCATGGCTGTGAACAGCTTTTTAGCTTATAATATGGCCAAACAGGCCTTGATTGAAAATGCGCTGATCTATTCTCAGGACGTGGCCGACCGGGTCATGGAGAATATCGAGGGCTATCAAAATAAGCTGCAGGCGGTAGCCAGGCGCGCGGCACAAAACGACGAGGTGATAGAGAACCTGCATAAGGAATACGGCGGGGAGGACGCGCAGGCCGCCAGCAGCGACTTTCAGAAGGATTACGACCAGGCGTCCAAGTACTTGAGCAGCCTGATTACCCCCATTCCCGGCGTGCTGGAGATGAGCATCTGCAAGGCGGGATCGGGTTATCCGATGATGTTCAGCTCCACGCCGCGTACGGATATCGCGGTCGATCAGTGGGATTATACCAAGGAGCTTTGGTATACCAGCGTGGGCGAGGCGAGCACGCATGAGATATATCTTGATAATGTGATCTATGAAAATGCCGAAGGGGAGGAGATCCCCAGCATGATCTATGCCGTATTGATCAGGGATGAACGCGGAGCGGCCAAAGCCGTAGTCCGCGTGATGGCGGCCCAGTCGATGATCGATGGCTTTGTGCAACGGGCCGGGCGGGATAAGCGCCACGAAATATCGGTAACCAATCAATATGGCCGCATCATTTACGACACCCGCGAGGATAAATCAGCCAGCATGTTTTTGGATGCGCGGCTGCTAAAACCCATCGACAGCGGAAAAAATGGGCAGATACTAAAGGAAGACGGCGTATCGACCCTGGCCTATTGCAATAACAGCGCCTCTTCTGGATGGCGGGTCTTCAGCCTGATGAAGGAGGAATACCTGACGCAGGCGCTGGGCGATAACGGGCGGCTTTTTGTGATGATCGCGATCATCTTTTCGGTGGTTGCGGTGATCTTATGTTACTACGTGGCCATGCATATCGTCCGGCCTCTGAAGTGGCTGAAAAACAGCATGGACCGCATCGAAAAGAAGAATTTTGAGGATACCATCGTCTGGAAGTATAATGACGAGATCGGCGACCTGGCGGCCAGCTTTAACCGCATGAGCATGCGTCTGAAGATCCTGATCGCCCGCATCTACGAGCAGGAGGCCGAGAAACGCTCGGCCGAGATGTTTGCCCTGCAGGCGCAGATACAGCCGCACTTTCTCTATAATACCCTAAATGCCATACGCTATATGGCGATCATCCAAAAATCAAAGGGGATTGCCGATATGGTATCGGCGCTGATCACCATCATGCGCTCGGTAACGCGTACCACCACCGGCCCCATCCCGATACGGGAGGAGATCGAATGGATCAAATCCTATATCTTTATTGAGGAAACGCGGTATTGCGGCAAGTTCCTGGTGGATTATCAGATCGATCCACAGGTGGAAAACGACCTGACCATCGGCTTTATCCTCCAGCCCATCGTGGAGAACGCGATCTTCCACGGCTTAGAGCCTAAAGAGGGGATGGGCAAGCTGACCATTGCCATCCGCGAAAAGCAGGAGGAAGGCATCGTAGAGTTTGAGGTGCGGGATGACGGCGTCGGCGTGGAGCAAAGCGATATCGAGAGCTTTATGAACGCGGAGCTGCGCTCCAAGCAGCGCAGGCGGGATGTGGGGCTTTATAATGTCAACCGGCGCCTAAAGCTGAATTATGGCGATGAATACGGGCTGCAGATCCATTCGCAAAAGGGGGAGGGGACGCAGGTGCGCATTAAAATCCCCCTGGTGCGGGAGGAAGTATCTCATGTACAGGGCTAA
- a CDS encoding response regulator transcription factor, with product MIKLMIVDDEPLIRMAIKNLFDWEENGFEITGEASNGETALALIEKVPPDIIMTDIKMPRMDGIELISHVREKFPQIVVVVLSSYNDYEYVREAFVYGAVDYILKSDLDNDNFAKVICKLRDKYIADNDIKVDTLKKEKQIKRDIEYLREEFLRRMVKGQFSDQADLEHALAVYELHLREGSYLMCNVVLDYVDTEASEADLVAQRSTALDVLHEIFTFDGFYFNDSPNRYTMLLYMSSPSESQFMQDVYAFLNLLKNNLSRYLNVEVTAGLSKILSKQEKIPEAYRQAWEALRNHFYEGPGKTYHYSDLPQEEDEEALRRFNERENIQRVKEYLSRKDWDSIDAYIAEFQTFLRAHRYEERKVKELLINFFLLVQSEMIGQISADNALLYTNDKIYAKIMGCSTLKELESFMNDYITHLKDYCRQMTRDRYSRPISETIEYINRYFNQDITLTTISEKINMNPSYLSRLFLQETGMHFIDYITNLRIEKAKIYLKQKDCTMQEIGEMVGYANPKYFSQIFKKIVGMSPGQYRNHG from the coding sequence ATGATAAAATTGATGATAGTCGACGATGAGCCGCTCATCCGTATGGCCATTAAGAACCTGTTCGACTGGGAGGAGAACGGGTTTGAGATTACGGGCGAAGCCTCCAATGGCGAGACGGCGCTGGCCCTGATCGAGAAAGTTCCGCCGGATATTATCATGACCGATATCAAGATGCCCAGGATGGATGGGATCGAGCTGATCTCGCACGTGCGGGAAAAATTTCCCCAGATCGTCGTGGTCGTGCTCTCCAGCTATAACGATTATGAGTATGTGCGGGAGGCCTTTGTCTACGGCGCGGTGGACTATATCCTCAAGTCCGACCTGGATAACGACAACTTCGCTAAAGTCATCTGTAAATTACGGGATAAGTATATCGCCGATAACGACATAAAAGTCGATACGCTGAAAAAGGAAAAACAGATCAAACGGGATATTGAATATCTTCGTGAGGAGTTTTTGCGCAGAATGGTCAAGGGACAGTTCTCCGATCAGGCGGATCTGGAGCATGCCCTGGCGGTATATGAGCTGCACCTGCGCGAGGGCAGCTACCTGATGTGCAATGTGGTGCTGGATTACGTGGATACCGAGGCCAGCGAGGCGGACCTGGTGGCCCAGCGCAGTACGGCGCTGGATGTGCTGCACGAGATCTTTACCTTCGACGGCTTTTATTTTAACGACAGCCCCAACCGCTATACCATGCTGCTGTATATGTCCAGCCCCAGCGAGAGCCAGTTTATGCAGGACGTATACGCCTTTTTGAACCTGCTTAAAAACAACCTGAGCCGTTATCTGAACGTGGAGGTGACGGCGGGGCTTTCCAAGATTCTATCCAAGCAGGAAAAGATACCCGAAGCCTACCGGCAGGCCTGGGAAGCGCTGCGCAATCATTTTTACGAAGGGCCGGGTAAGACCTACCATTACAGCGACCTGCCGCAGGAAGAGGACGAAGAGGCCCTGCGCCGCTTTAACGAACGGGAGAATATCCAGCGCGTCAAAGAGTACCTCTCCCGCAAGGATTGGGACAGCATTGACGCGTACATAGCCGAATTCCAGACCTTTTTGCGCGCGCACCGCTATGAGGAGCGCAAGGTAAAGGAATTGCTGATCAATTTTTTCCTGCTTGTGCAAAGCGAAATGATCGGCCAAATTTCCGCGGACAACGCGCTGCTTTATACCAATGATAAGATCTATGCTAAGATCATGGGCTGCTCCACGCTGAAGGAGCTGGAAAGTTTCATGAACGATTACATCACGCACCTGAAGGACTATTGCCGTCAGATGACGCGGGACCGTTACAGCCGGCCCATCAGCGAGACGATCGAGTACATCAACCGTTATTTCAACCAGGATATCACGCTGACGACGATCTCGGAAAAGATCAATATGAATCCCAGTTATCTCAGCCGCCTCTTTTTGCAGGAGACCGGGATGCATTTTATCGACTATATTACAAACCTGCGCATCGAAAAAGCCAAGATATACCTGAAGCAGAAGGATTGCACCATGCAGGAGATCGGCGAGATGGTAGGCTATGCCAACCCCAAGTATTTCAGCCAGATCTTCAAAAAAATTGTCGGCATGTCGCCAGGGCAATATCGCAATCACGGTTAA
- a CDS encoding class II fructose-bisphosphate aldolase gives MALATLNDLIKITTKNKNAVGMFNVINYEYAVAMINAAEQVNYPIMLGVPEGFVKNYYDLDTMTSLLKYLATTAKVPVAIHLDHSKTFETTVKCMRAGFTSVMFDGSALTYEENVEQTAEIVKIAHAMGVSVEGELGYVGRNGVDQIDPESFTKVEQAVDFVKRTGVDALAIAVGNLHGNYSFEPKLDFDRIKAIKEATGVGLVLHGGSGIADDDFRKAAELGIDKVNIFTEILDFGKKFTLENLPDMTFLQYSKALADAMTEVVKYRMEVFTCGRTL, from the coding sequence ATGGCACTGGCGACACTGAATGATCTCATTAAAATCACGACGAAAAACAAGAATGCGGTAGGTATGTTCAACGTAATCAACTACGAATATGCCGTAGCAATGATTAATGCGGCCGAGCAGGTGAACTACCCCATCATGCTGGGTGTTCCCGAGGGCTTCGTTAAGAACTATTACGATCTGGACACGATGACCAGCCTGCTCAAATACCTGGCCACCACAGCGAAGGTGCCGGTAGCGATCCACCTGGATCACTCCAAGACCTTTGAGACTACGGTCAAATGCATGCGCGCTGGCTTTACCTCCGTTATGTTTGACGGTTCTGCGCTGACCTATGAAGAGAACGTGGAGCAGACCGCTGAGATCGTTAAAATCGCTCATGCCATGGGCGTATCCGTTGAGGGCGAGCTGGGTTATGTGGGCCGCAACGGCGTAGACCAGATCGATCCTGAGTCCTTCACCAAGGTAGAGCAGGCGGTTGACTTTGTAAAGCGTACCGGCGTTGATGCGCTGGCCATCGCGGTGGGCAACCTGCACGGCAACTACAGCTTTGAGCCCAAGCTGGACTTTGACCGCATCAAGGCCATCAAAGAGGCGACCGGTGTGGGCCTGGTGCTGCATGGCGGCAGCGGTATTGCTGATGACGACTTCCGCAAGGCTGCTGAGCTGGGCATCGATAAGGTCAACATCTTCACGGAGATTCTGGACTTTGGTAAGAAGTTCACCCTGGAGAACCTGCCGGATATGACCTTCCTGCAGTACTCCAAGGCTTTGGCCGATGCCATGACCGAGGTTGTCAAATATCGCATGGAAGTGTTCACCTGCGGTCGCACCCTGTAA
- a CDS encoding carbohydrate kinase family protein, which produces MDIIGVGGANMDLLVQMDEINLGFKTPMGDFSLQGGGLIASAMAAAARLGAKVGMAGAIGDSTFGKMAMEDLAMDGVDTSHMIVRKGARDAFGIILAEKKTMERTILGRQGTVEPAKFEELDHDYLVSGKFMFLSTADELTISCAKLAHEHGVKVGYDADGRADPEIFDLIPYLDVFIASEVWYHNHYGTEENFEKHVREIQAMGPEIVVVTLGVRGCVGVDKDGKFFQVPSFRVPVIDTTGAGDIFHGAFLVGLLQGWSAEQTARFSSAVSAIKCTRLGGRAALPKMETVLKFLETGEIEYGDIDERVELFRSRSF; this is translated from the coding sequence ATGGATATTATTGGCGTAGGCGGTGCCAATATGGATCTGCTGGTGCAGATGGATGAGATCAACCTGGGCTTTAAAACGCCCATGGGGGATTTCTCCCTCCAGGGCGGCGGCTTAATCGCCTCTGCTATGGCGGCAGCGGCCCGGTTGGGTGCAAAAGTCGGCATGGCGGGCGCCATTGGGGATAGCACCTTTGGCAAAATGGCCATGGAAGACCTGGCCATGGATGGCGTGGATACTTCGCATATGATCGTGCGCAAGGGCGCGCGGGATGCTTTTGGCATCATTCTGGCGGAGAAAAAGACCATGGAGCGTACGATCCTGGGCCGTCAGGGAACCGTGGAACCGGCAAAGTTTGAGGAGCTGGATCACGATTACCTGGTTTCGGGTAAGTTCATGTTCCTGTCCACGGCCGATGAGCTGACGATCAGCTGCGCGAAACTGGCGCATGAGCACGGCGTGAAAGTGGGCTATGACGCCGACGGCCGCGCGGATCCGGAGATTTTTGATCTGATCCCGTATCTGGATGTGTTCATCGCCTCGGAGGTTTGGTACCACAACCATTATGGTACCGAGGAAAATTTTGAAAAGCATGTACGCGAGATCCAGGCCATGGGTCCGGAGATCGTAGTGGTGACTTTGGGCGTGCGCGGCTGCGTAGGCGTGGATAAGGATGGCAAGTTCTTCCAGGTCCCGTCCTTCCGCGTACCGGTCATCGATACCACCGGCGCCGGCGATATTTTCCACGGCGCGTTCCTTGTGGGGTTGCTGCAGGGCTGGTCGGCCGAGCAGACGGCTCGCTTCTCCAGCGCGGTATCTGCAATCAAATGCACCCGTCTAGGCGGGCGCGCGGCATTGCCCAAGATGGAAACCGTACTCAAATTCCTGGAAACGGGCGAGATCGAGTATGGCGACATCGACGAGCGAGTCGAACTTTTCCGCAGCCGTTCTTTCTAA
- a CDS encoding L-fucose/L-arabinose isomerase family protein, with product MYEQHKIKIGIVPVRRQGAFGSKEAAFAQRDLFWKKLKEITPEAVELVDINDVTEDGIAQELEHIDPVVNKLKAAGVNGVFFPHANFGPEEITARIAAGLNVPVLIWGNRDNMPDPVTGNRERDTQCGIFAVTKVLQRLHVPFSYIVNVDIEDPKFTKGFGEFCGTVSVIKSFRGMKIAQLSTRPRPFMSVMYDEADLLQRWGIQVFPISLPELLSSIDNMVAKNDDEFQAAYKDVTSRFAMRDMDEMAMKKLVALKPAMTKLIKDVGADACASECWIFRSLIGCSSCAMFGEITDMGIPVACETDVMGAITSVMTQAAALGSKTTFFSDLTIRHPENDNAELLWHCGPYSYSLAKDPSSAAIAAGRAQFEIKDGPITVNRLDGVNGKYTLFTGEGKGVEGPKTSGTYVWLEVDDWEKWEEHLMFGPYIHHCTGIHGNYSRIMVEAAKYIPTLNVDAMADYRMSLGF from the coding sequence ATGTACGAACAGCATAAGATCAAGATCGGTATTGTTCCCGTACGGCGCCAGGGTGCCTTCGGCAGCAAGGAAGCTGCTTTTGCCCAGCGCGACCTGTTCTGGAAAAAGCTCAAAGAGATCACGCCTGAGGCCGTTGAGCTGGTGGACATCAACGACGTAACGGAAGATGGCATCGCTCAGGAGCTCGAGCATATCGATCCCGTCGTCAACAAGCTGAAAGCTGCCGGTGTGAACGGCGTATTCTTCCCGCATGCCAACTTCGGCCCGGAAGAGATCACCGCCCGCATCGCCGCTGGCCTGAATGTGCCTGTGCTGATCTGGGGCAACCGCGATAACATGCCCGATCCTGTGACCGGCAACCGCGAGCGCGATACCCAGTGCGGTATCTTTGCGGTGACCAAGGTGCTCCAGCGCCTGCACGTGCCCTTTAGCTACATCGTGAACGTGGACATCGAAGATCCCAAGTTCACCAAGGGCTTTGGCGAGTTCTGCGGCACGGTTTCCGTTATCAAGAGCTTCCGCGGCATGAAGATCGCCCAGCTGAGCACCCGTCCCCGTCCGTTCATGAGCGTTATGTACGACGAGGCCGACCTGCTCCAGCGCTGGGGCATCCAGGTGTTCCCGATCTCGCTGCCCGAGCTGCTCAGCTCCATCGACAACATGGTTGCCAAGAACGATGACGAGTTCCAGGCTGCCTATAAGGACGTCACCAGCCGCTTTGCCATGCGCGACATGGATGAGATGGCGATGAAGAAGCTTGTCGCGCTCAAACCCGCGATGACCAAGCTGATCAAAGATGTGGGCGCGGATGCCTGCGCCAGCGAGTGCTGGATCTTCCGTAGCCTGATCGGCTGCTCTTCCTGCGCGATGTTCGGTGAGATCACCGACATGGGCATTCCGGTAGCTTGCGAGACCGACGTAATGGGTGCGATCACCAGCGTGATGACGCAGGCCGCCGCTCTGGGCTCCAAGACCACCTTCTTCTCTGACCTGACCATCCGTCATCCGGAGAACGACAATGCAGAGCTGCTGTGGCACTGCGGGCCTTACAGCTATTCGCTGGCCAAAGATCCTTCCTCCGCCGCGATCGCCGCTGGCCGCGCGCAGTTTGAGATCAAGGACGGCCCCATCACCGTGAACCGTCTGGATGGCGTGAACGGCAAGTACACGCTCTTCACCGGCGAGGGCAAGGGCGTTGAAGGCCCCAAGACCTCCGGTACCTATGTATGGCTGGAAGTGGACGATTGGGAGAAGTGGGAAGAGCACCTCATGTTCGGCCCCTATATCCACCACTGCACCGGCATCCATGGCAACTATTCCCGCATCATGGTCGAGGCTGCCAAGTACATCCCGACCCTGAACGTGGATGCGATGGCCGATTATCGCATGAGCCTGGGTTTCTAA
- a CDS encoding DUF4867 family protein, translating into MSTVLEQLQALNPELNIRCVCDPAFRKYGNVHKGFNVQPLIDFLKKNIEIPADKTAYIASIPEAEESLDLYQEVSDVIYGGMPIEIGMCSGHNVMMNGMEWHKGNEVIVATSDTVLFLGCLSDIDFTGEKITYDSNKVETFFLPEGEMIELYDTCLHLAPMHAKAADGFLVSVILPRGTNLPLDKEVSGYKGEPELLKAKNKWLITHPDRNMGYMGIEGPNLQLKSL; encoded by the coding sequence ATGAGCACTGTTTTAGAGCAATTGCAGGCCCTGAACCCGGAACTGAACATTCGCTGCGTGTGCGACCCGGCTTTCCGCAAATACGGCAACGTGCATAAGGGCTTTAACGTACAGCCCCTGATCGACTTTTTGAAGAAAAATATCGAGATTCCCGCGGATAAGACCGCTTATATCGCCTCGATCCCCGAGGCGGAGGAGAGCCTGGATCTCTATCAGGAAGTGTCCGATGTGATCTACGGCGGCATGCCCATCGAGATCGGCATGTGCTCGGGCCACAACGTGATGATGAACGGCATGGAGTGGCATAAGGGTAACGAAGTGATCGTCGCCACCAGCGATACGGTACTGTTCCTGGGTTGCTTGAGCGATATCGACTTCACCGGCGAGAAGATCACCTACGATTCCAACAAGGTGGAGACCTTCTTCCTGCCCGAGGGCGAGATGATCGAGCTGTACGACACCTGCCTGCACCTGGCGCCCATGCATGCGAAAGCTGCGGACGGCTTCCTGGTATCGGTTATCCTGCCGCGCGGCACCAACCTGCCGCTGGATAAGGAAGTATCCGGTTACAAGGGCGAGCCCGAGCTGCTCAAAGCCAAAAACAAATGGCTGATTACGCATCCGGATCGCAATATGGGCTATATGGGCATCGAAGGCCCGAACCTGCAGCTTAAGAGCCTGTAA